From one Mytilus trossulus isolate FHL-02 chromosome 10, PNRI_Mtr1.1.1.hap1, whole genome shotgun sequence genomic stretch:
- the LOC134687939 gene encoding uncharacterized protein LOC134687939, with translation MQNSSLFTFVGQIILNGSANESFYYYQDFPSIPDEPLFHLLSKLEQYGLPTLFTVGIILNVLSGIIISKTELIKVTPFVYLMAFSVVDSMYLLAKIVPWASARVYNVYVIAGICQVFYYLSFLTNFLEWWITVMLLCERNYVLFRPDNSRKYCSPFRTKCALIVISVFAIVCHLYLTWTSAVIEHNGMKMCIVIPENVEDINVLRKIDTAFSFIVPIFVTLSLIVSALVKWAIGPSKARRDIRGFSSASVVIRRQSNDYQSIKQKPEYLIGFNPKLFTTRRMITFKIIIIVLFILLICLPHDALKARLILLNGGHTATPQEIGWLRLMSEIYAINFGLKGVLYFIIFPEFRMAAWRLIQTNAIMLERVMID, from the exons ATGCAAAATAGTTCACTGTTCACATTTGTAGGCCAGATCATACTAAATGGAAGTGCGAACGAAAGTTTTTACTACTATCAGGATTTTCCAAGTATCCCGGATGAACCTCTGTTTCACCTTTTATCAAAATTAGAGCAATATGGATTACCTACTTTATTTACAGTCGGAATTATTCTAAATGTTTTATCTGgaataattatatcaaaaacagAATTGATAAAAGTGACGCCGTTTGTGTATCTTATGGCCTTTTCAGTGGTTGACTCCATGTATTTACTAGCTAAGATTGTGCCGTGGGCGTCAGCAAGAGTTTACAATGTCTATGTAATTGCTGGAATATGTCAAGTTTTCTATTATCTGTCATTTCTCACCAATTTTCTGGAATGGTGGATAACAGTTATGTTATTATGCGAACGTAACTACGTTCTATTCAGACCGGATAATTCAAGAAAGTATTGCAGTCCATTCCGCACTAAATGTGCTTTAATTGTCATATCAGTCTTTGCAATAGTCTGTCATTTATATTTGACTTGGACAAGTGCGGTCATTGAGCACAATGGTATGAAAATGTGTATTGTAATTCCCGAGAACGTAGAGGATATTAATGTTCTGAGGAAAATCGATACTGCTTTCTCTTTCATTGTTCCAATTTTCGTGACATTATCTTTAATTGTTTCTGCCTTAGTCAAATGGGCTATCGGTCCAAGTAAAGCTAGAAGAGATATACGTGGATTTAGTTCAGCGTCTGTTGTAATCAGACGACAGTCAAACGATTACCAGAGTATTAAACAAAAGCCTGAATATCTGATTGGATTTAACCCTAAATTATTTACTACAAGACGAATGATAACtttcaaaatcattattattgttttgtttattcttttaatttgtcttccACATGATGCACTGAAAGCTAGGCTGATACTTTTAAATGGTGGCCATACGGCTACACCACAAGAAATAGGATGGCTTCGCTTGATGAGTGAAATTTACGCTATAAATTTTGGACTGAAAggagttttatattttataatatttccaGAATTTAGAATGGCCGCTTGGAGGCTGATTCAA ACTAATGCTATTATGCTAGAAAGGgtaatgattgattga